Proteins encoded within one genomic window of Mycoplasma phocoenae:
- a CDS encoding MnuA family membrane nuclease, translated as MKKSNKRKIISVVVFIVFAAFFAFGAYQAYMHYKNVQTKKEINEHQNEKGQVAIVSTKDVEKMFYKPDKYYRVGHWNILNFGGKSSNKNNVKVQAIAEAIYKTKQDVIGLTEINYGDGDKVQRILDVLNSINNNNSYNLIVQSTDDSNEWSNKGTREQIAIIYNKNKVNLLPFNNSKKGLSYGDTQKFKNEKNEEVSMKRPLYGSLFETIDTKNCFVAFFGHLDSPDVKAKKSDKHPKEQKSQYKDQGTQEIAEAKQIAKAFKFYEQNSPENTSIIFGGDTNIKTHNNNLFNLPEFKDNNIKNYYGNMNIYKKQAAKSWEQYEYYETSLGTKKGYANAYDKLLFLEKPNIDIIDEEEKINSIISDNEKKYSSVSFKADIANGFNNGLWDREKYKKLWQQNSSQNTNYPGDFKLIRTKISDHAPIWVDFVITK; from the coding sequence GTGAAAAAATCAAACAAAAGAAAAATTATCAGCGTAGTAGTGTTTATTGTATTTGCTGCATTTTTTGCTTTTGGTGCGTATCAAGCTTATATGCATTACAAAAATGTACAAACTAAAAAAGAGATTAACGAACATCAAAACGAAAAGGGGCAAGTCGCAATTGTTTCCACCAAAGATGTGGAAAAAATGTTTTATAAACCAGATAAATATTATCGTGTAGGACATTGAAATATTTTAAACTTCGGTGGTAAATCAAGTAATAAAAATAATGTTAAAGTTCAAGCAATTGCTGAAGCTATATACAAAACAAAACAAGATGTTATTGGACTAACAGAAATTAACTATGGTGATGGTGATAAAGTACAAAGAATTTTAGATGTGTTAAATAGTATTAATAACAATAACTCTTACAATTTGATAGTTCAATCAACTGATGATTCCAATGAATGATCAAACAAAGGAACCAGAGAACAAATTGCAATCATTTACAATAAAAATAAAGTTAACTTATTGCCATTCAACAATAGCAAAAAAGGTTTAAGTTATGGTGATACTCAAAAATTTAAAAACGAAAAAAATGAAGAAGTATCAATGAAACGTCCATTATACGGTTCGTTATTTGAAACCATTGATACAAAAAATTGTTTTGTAGCTTTTTTTGGTCACTTGGATAGCCCGGATGTTAAAGCTAAAAAAAGTGATAAACACCCAAAAGAACAAAAATCACAGTATAAAGATCAAGGAACTCAAGAAATTGCGGAAGCAAAACAAATTGCTAAAGCATTTAAATTTTATGAACAAAACTCACCTGAAAACACATCAATAATTTTCGGTGGAGACACAAATATTAAAACCCATAACAACAATTTATTCAATTTACCAGAGTTTAAGGATAACAATATCAAAAACTATTACGGAAATATGAATATATATAAAAAACAAGCCGCTAAATCTTGAGAACAATATGAATATTACGAAACTTCATTAGGAACTAAAAAAGGTTATGCTAATGCTTATGATAAATTGTTATTTTTAGAAAAACCAAATATAGACATAATTGACGAAGAAGAAAAAATCAACTCAATAATTAGCGATAATGAAAAAAAATATTCATCTGTTTCATTTAAAGCAGACATTGCAAACGGATTTAACAACGGACTTTGAGACCGTGAAAAATATAAAAAACTTTGACAACAAAATTCATCACAAAACACAAATTATCCTGGTGATTTTAAATTAATTAGAACGAAAATCAGTGATCAT
- the fusA gene encoding elongation factor G, with protein MARDYKLEDYRNIGIMAHIDAGKTTTTERILFHTGKIHKIGETHEGASQMDWMAQEQERGITITSAATTAFWKGKRINIIDTPGHVDFTVEVERSLRVLDGAVAVLDAQSGVEPQTETVWRQATTYKVPRIVFVNKMDKLGANFKASVESVRTRLNGNCHAIQLNIGEESQFNGVIDLVEMKAYEFDGQPNEDMKNIEIPAHLKEEAELLRHELVEAVADFDEELMMLVLEGEEVEPARLKKAIRTATLTSEFFPAVCGTAFKNKGVKLMIDAAVDYLPSPLEVPAIKGHLGDSEVNVTASDDEPFAALAFKVMNDPYVGNLTFFRVYAGVLEKGSYVKNSTKDSKERISRILQMHANNRNDIDEVRTGDIAAAVGLKGTTTGDTLIAEKSPEIILEKMEFPEPVISQALEPATKAATEKLSLALQRLSAEDPTFRTYTDEETGQTIIAGMGELHLDIIVDRLKREFGVEVNVGAPQVSYRETITKSADVEGIHKKQSGGKGQYGHVWIKYEPNPDGGFEFVDKIVGGKIPKEYIKSIQKGLQEKMDIGILAGYPMIDIKATLFDGSYHDVDSSELAYKIAASKSLTKGKEQLGTVLLEPIMDVAVTVPEDYFGDIMGDISRRRGQVRGDETRNDGVHIIKSYIPLSEMFGYATDLRSMTAGRGNYQMWFDHYEKMPRNLSEEIIKKRGGKVIVDED; from the coding sequence ATGGCAAGAGATTATAAATTAGAAGATTATCGTAATATTGGAATCATGGCTCACATTGACGCCGGAAAAACAACAACAACAGAACGTATTTTATTCCACACAGGAAAAATTCACAAAATCGGTGAAACACACGAAGGTGCTTCACAAATGGACTGAATGGCTCAAGAACAAGAACGTGGAATTACTATTACCTCAGCTGCTACAACAGCTTTTTGAAAAGGTAAAAGAATCAACATTATCGATACACCAGGGCACGTTGACTTTACAGTTGAAGTTGAACGTTCACTACGTGTACTTGATGGGGCAGTAGCAGTGCTAGATGCTCAATCAGGAGTAGAACCTCAAACAGAAACAGTTTGAAGACAAGCTACAACATACAAAGTTCCTAGAATTGTATTCGTTAACAAAATGGATAAACTAGGAGCTAACTTCAAAGCTTCAGTTGAATCAGTTCGTACTCGTTTAAACGGAAATTGTCACGCTATTCAATTAAACATCGGTGAAGAATCACAATTCAATGGTGTTATTGATTTAGTTGAAATGAAAGCATACGAATTTGATGGACAACCAAATGAAGATATGAAAAATATCGAAATTCCAGCACACTTAAAAGAAGAAGCTGAATTACTACGTCACGAACTAGTAGAAGCTGTTGCTGATTTTGATGAAGAATTAATGATGTTAGTACTTGAAGGTGAAGAAGTTGAACCTGCAAGATTGAAAAAAGCTATTCGTACAGCTACTTTAACATCAGAATTCTTCCCAGCAGTTTGTGGAACTGCATTCAAAAATAAAGGTGTTAAACTAATGATTGATGCCGCTGTTGATTATTTACCTTCACCTCTAGAAGTACCTGCAATTAAAGGACACTTAGGAGATAGTGAAGTTAACGTTACTGCAAGCGATGATGAACCATTTGCGGCATTAGCATTCAAAGTTATGAATGACCCATACGTAGGAAACTTAACATTCTTCCGTGTTTATGCCGGAGTTTTAGAAAAAGGAAGCTACGTTAAAAACTCAACAAAAGACTCAAAAGAAAGAATTAGCCGTATTTTACAAATGCACGCTAACAACCGTAACGACATTGATGAAGTGCGTACAGGAGATATTGCGGCAGCTGTTGGTCTAAAAGGAACAACAACTGGTGATACATTAATCGCTGAAAAATCTCCAGAAATTATCTTGGAAAAAATGGAATTCCCAGAACCAGTTATTTCTCAAGCTTTAGAACCAGCTACAAAAGCGGCAACAGAAAAACTTTCTCTTGCATTACAAAGACTTTCAGCTGAGGACCCTACATTTAGAACATACACAGATGAAGAAACAGGACAAACAATTATTGCCGGAATGGGTGAATTGCACTTAGACATTATTGTTGACCGTTTAAAAAGAGAATTCGGTGTTGAAGTAAACGTTGGAGCACCACAAGTTAGTTATCGTGAAACTATTACTAAATCTGCAGATGTTGAAGGAATTCATAAAAAACAATCTGGAGGAAAAGGACAATACGGACACGTTTGAATTAAATACGAACCAAACCCAGATGGTGGATTTGAATTCGTTGATAAAATTGTTGGTGGAAAAATTCCTAAAGAATACATCAAATCAATTCAAAAAGGATTACAAGAAAAAATGGATATCGGTATCCTTGCTGGATATCCAATGATCGATATTAAAGCTACATTATTCGATGGATCATACCATGATGTCGATTCATCAGAATTAGCATATAAAATCGCTGCTTCTAAATCACTTACAAAAGGTAAAGAACAACTTGGTACAGTTCTATTAGAACCAATTATGGATGTTGCAGTTACAGTTCCTGAAGATTACTTCGGAGATATTATGGGTGATATTTCACGTCGTCGTGGACAAGTTCGTGGAGATGAAACACGTAACGATGGTGTACATATCATTAAATCATACATTCCTTTAAGTGAAATGTTTGGTTATGCAACAGATTTACGTTCAATGACAGCTGGACGTGGAAACTACCAAATGTGATTTGATCACTACGAAAAAATGCCTCGTAACTTATCAGAGGAAATTATTAAAAAACGTGGTGGAAAAGTAATCGTTGATGAAGATTAA
- the rpsG gene encoding 30S ribosomal protein S7: protein MSRKHAAPVRDVLADPIFNSKIVTKLINGIMLDGKKSIAEKILYSAFEIVKEKTQKDPMEVFNTAIENITPQLEIRSRRIGGSNYQVPVEVSAKRKQTLALRWLIQYSRLRSEKTMDLRLANEIIDASNKTGASIKKREDTHKMAESNKAFAHFRW from the coding sequence ATGTCAAGAAAACATGCAGCACCAGTACGTGACGTTTTAGCAGATCCAATTTTTAACTCTAAAATTGTTACAAAATTAATTAACGGAATTATGTTAGACGGTAAAAAATCAATCGCTGAAAAAATCTTATACTCTGCATTTGAAATTGTTAAAGAAAAAACACAAAAAGACCCAATGGAAGTTTTCAATACAGCAATTGAAAACATTACACCACAACTAGAAATTAGATCACGTCGTATCGGTGGATCTAACTACCAAGTGCCAGTGGAAGTTTCTGCAAAAAGAAAACAAACATTAGCACTACGTTGATTAATCCAATATTCACGTTTAAGAAGTGAAAAAACTATGGACTTACGTTTAGCAAATGAAATTATTGATGCTTCAAACAAAACTGGAGCTTCAATTAAAAAACGTGAAGATACCCATAAAATGGCTGAGTCAAACAAAGCGTTTGCTCACTTTAGATGATAG